In the Rattus rattus isolate New Zealand chromosome 18, Rrattus_CSIRO_v1, whole genome shotgun sequence genome, one interval contains:
- the Zwint gene encoding LOW QUALITY PROTEIN: ZW10 interactor (The sequence of the model RefSeq protein was modified relative to this genomic sequence to represent the inferred CDS: inserted 2 bases in 1 codon), which translates to MADAEKNAVAEKNAVAEENAVAEENTVADKNATKEVLAEAASVLEPVGLPEEAELPAKIMEEFMRNSRKKDKLLCSQLQVVNFLQTFLAQEDNTDQNPDALASEDTSRQKATETKEQWKELKATYMDHVDVIKCALSEALPQVKEAHRKYTELRRLFXQLEAKKRVLEEKLQLAQKQWVLQQKRLQNLTKISAEVKRRRKRALEKLDGSHQELETLKQQAGQEQEKLQRNQSYLQLLCSLQNKLVISESKADDKGVKGPALPPKSP; encoded by the exons ATGGCGGACGCGGAGAAGAACGCTGTTGCGGAGAAAAACGCTGTTGCGGAGGAAAACGCCGTTGCGGAGGAAAACACCGTTGCGGATAAAAACGCAACGAAAGA GGTTCTGGCTGAGGCAGCAAGCGTTCTGGAACCTGTAGGATTGCCGGAAGAAGCAGAGCTGCCCGCCAAGATCATGGAGGAATTTATGAGG AACTCTCGGAAGAAAGACAAGCTGCTTTGTAGCCAGCTTCAAGTAGTGAACTTCTTACAGACTTTTCTGGCCCAGGAGGATAATACTGACCAGAACCCAGATGCTCTGGCTTCTGAAGATACAAGTC GACAAAAGGCAACTGAAACTAAGGAGcagtggaaggagctgaaggcaacATACATGGATCACGTGGATGTCATCAAATGTGCCCTGTCTGAGGCCTTGCCCCAGGTTAAAGAGGCTCACAGGAAGTACACTGAGCTCAGAAGGCTTTT GCAACTCGAGGCTAAG AAGCGAGTCCTTGAGGAGAAACTGCAGTTAGCTCAGAAGCAGTGGGTGCTGCAGCAG AAGCGTTTGCAGAATCTGACAAAGATTTCTGCTGAGGTCAAGAGACGCCGGAAGAGAGCTCTGGAGAAGCTTGATGGTTCTCACCAGGAACTTGAAACCCTGAAGCAGCAAGCAGGACAGGAGCAGGAGAAGCTGCAGAG GAACCAGAGCTACCTCCAGCTGCTGTGCTCCCTGCAGAATAAGCTGGTCATCTCCGAGTCCAAGGCCGATGACAAAGGTGTCAAAGGGCCCGCCCTTCCACCCAAGTCTCCCTAA